The genomic segment AACTCGCGGATGCAAAGGCGCGTCAGAAAACCATTATTATGCGCCAGAAAACAGTCAGCTCTCGTTTAGACATTAAGCGCACGTTGAATGATGGCAAAGTGGATGCAGCAATGGGACGTTTTGAGCAGTACGAGCGTAAAATTGATGATCTCGAATCTCAAGTTGATGCATATGATCTTGGCAAAAAGACCTTAGCTGATGAGTTTGCCGATTTAGCTGCGGATGACGAAATTGATGATGCACTTGCTGCATTGAAGAAAAAAGTTAAAAAACAAACGAATGAAGCGAAAAGCCAAGACTAATATCGATTAAAGGAGAAAGGCTGTGGAAGATATCATTGGGATAATTATTGCGCCAATTATCATTTTTATGGTGATTGTCGCCCCGATTTGGCTCATTTTGCATTACCGCAGTAAGAAACAGATTAGCCAGGGATTGTCTGATGAAGAATACGCTACCCTTCAAGGGTTAGCTGACCAAGCTGAGAAAATGGCAGATAGGATCCACACATTAGAATCTATCCTTGATGCTGAGGCACCCCAGTGGAGAAACAAGGTATGAATACACGAGGAGAATTAACGCGTGACCCTGACAAAGGTAAAATATCAGGGGTGTGTGCTGGGGTAGCTGAATATTTTGGCATTGAATTATGGTTGGTGCGCATTTTAGTGGTGTCAGCATTCTTTTTAACTGCGGGTACATTTGTCGTAGTGAGCTATGTTGCTGCTTGGTTTATTTTAGAAAAAAAATCAACTCGTCACGGTGGGGGAAACAACAAA from the Paraglaciecola mesophila genome contains:
- the pspB gene encoding envelope stress response membrane protein PspB, which translates into the protein MEDIIGIIIAPIIIFMVIVAPIWLILHYRSKKQISQGLSDEEYATLQGLADQAEKMADRIHTLESILDAEAPQWRNKV